Genomic DNA from Gimesia aquarii:
GCACATGCCTGTTTTCGATATGTGAATACTTTTATTTTCCATTCCTATAAACGCATCACAAAGCGGACAGTTTAACTTCAGATTGCGTTTTAATCGATTGTCATAGAATATGACGCAGGTTATTGGCAGAATAAATGAAATTAAGAGATAGAGACCTAACCCAATTCCTATCCACAGACGATGTTCAGCGCAGTTTTGCGTTGTATCTCTTTCGTAAAGATCTTCGATGAATATCAAACCCAATAATGGGGGAAGAAGCATGAAAAACATCATGATAAAACCAGAGATCGAAGTGCTTTTATTGTATTTGCGAACAGCTGCTTCATACTCGTCTTTGACAAGTTGAGCTTCGTTCATTGATTCAATCACGGCTGACCTCAATGTGTTTTTGGGCAGACCTCTCCCGACACAAAGAGAACGTATCGTGCATAGTAAGGGATCACTCAATTTCGATTAATTCGAGAATTAATTAGAGCGCGCACGCATTTGAATCCCGGCGATTCTGCGCTGTTATTCTTGGTCCAATTGGTTATGGTGACGCTGAAATCAACCTGGAGATAGATTAATCTGATGACATCGCGGTTAAGAGATCGATATCAAACGAATCGGGGATGGTGACAACCAGGGTATTATGGCCATCGTCTTCGAACTTGATCGAATTTCGGGGCATACCGATAGCAGGTTTTTTGGCCAGGATCACATTCTTATCGCGAAGCAGGAAAAAGTGTTCATTGAGACCGTCTGGATCTGAGGTCACAAACATCAAGATTCCCTTTTTCAAGCTCACAGATTGTACGCGCGTAAACATCTTGGTTTTAGCGAGGGGATGTTGCCCATGTTGAAAGCGGGCGTTGTGCTCCCTTAAAGCGGCCGATTTTTCTTTGTTCGTTTCTGCCTCATCACTAACATAAAAGAGTGAGAAGCAAAACAGAATTATGATGATCGATGAAAATGTGGTGAGCATGTCTTTCAATTTAGCCAACTCCCACTTTCGGTGCCCGCGAAAGAGTCAATTTTTCAGGTGTCACAATTGCAAATTCCGGATAGAAAACAAATCTTTCCGAATGATTCTGGTCTTGTTAGACATTTTAAAGAGACACTCTGTTCCCTTTTTTGCTTAATTATCCTTCGTTTTTTAAGAGAAAGTTGTAACTCCTTATACAGATTTGGATATGTCCAAATCGAATCTGTTCTGTTATTCGCTCAATTTGAAAATTATTACTAACAATTCGCAAGAAAAAAGAAAGAGTAAAAAAAATTTATGGCAGGTAATTGGACCTCACTACCAGCGTGCGTCAGTAATTTCATTTAGGATTATCAGGAAAAAGCATTTGTAAATCCAGTTGCTTCTAACCCCCGAATTACTACTCGCTCTCCTTCTACTATGATAAGATAACGAAAATGCGTTTCAGAGTTCGTTATCCACTTTTGTTATACGTGTGAACGTGATTACCGGACAATTCTGTTTACTCTCTTTATCATGAGGAATTGCACCTTGAAGACTCACCATTTTTATTCAGGATTTGTCCTGATGACATGCCTTAGTTTCAGCCTGATGAGTGTCAGTCAGGCATCTTCTGCCGAGCCGAGCAACAAATGGCAAAAAGCTCAAATTTCCAAAGCCAGTGCGGAAATGGCGGCGGTTGCCAAGCGCTGGTTGGCCTCGCTTTCGAAAGAACAACGGGCACAGGCCACATTTAAATTCGACGATGAACAACGCAGCAAATGGCACTTTGTGCCTGATTTTGTCATCAAGCCAGACGGCCGCAAAGGATTGACCATCGGTCAGATGACGCCACAACAACGTATCTTTGCCCTTGCATTGCCTGCGACGGCGCTGTCGAACCGTGGCTATCTGGAAATGATGTCAATTCGTGCTTTGGAAAAAGTCCTGTATGATATTGAAGGCAAAGACTATCGCGATCCCGAACTTTATTATGTTTCCATTTTTGGAAAGCCCAATCCAAAAGGAACTTGGGGCTGGCGTTTTGAAGGTCATCACCTCTCTGTAAACGTCACGATTATTGATGGGAAGAAATTTTCTGTCACACCTTCCTTCTTCGGATCCAATCCTGGCAAAATCACCTCAGGAAATTTAGCTGGCGTCGAGGTGCTTGAGAAGGAGCAGACATTGGCTCTCAGCTTGATTCAGTCATTCGACAACGACCAGATGGCCATTGCGACGATTGATACGTCTGCCATGGATAAGAAGCTCTTGCAGAAGAGTGTCATCAAAGAAGTGCTGACCACCGATGAACCCAAAGCCGACCGGGGACTGTTTACCTTCAAGGGGATCAGCTTTGCGGACCTTGATCCATCGCAACAGAAAAAACTCTTGAATCTGGTCAATGTCTATACAACCCGCTTTCGTCCAGAGATTCTCAATGGCACGCGCTACAAAGGGAGAATCAAGGATGGCAGCGATTTGTATTTCGCCTGGAGTGGCGGAAAGAAACGCGGCGAATTCCATTATTACCGCATCCAATCCAAAACATTCCTGATCGAATTTGCAAATACGCAGAACAATGCCAACCACGTCCATGCCGTCTGGCGCGAATTTGATGGCGATTTCGGACGCGATTATCTGTCAGAACATTTTTCCAAGCACCATAAAAAATAAGTGCCTTAAGATTATGAAAACAACAGGCTTGATGCAGTCTCTGATTCTGTATCAAGCCTTTTTTAATTCCCCTGCTCATTGTAATTAAGTTGTGGACAATCTCTGATCCATCAGATAAGTTACAGATTATTGGTATAATTTGCGTGAGATCATATAGGCTATCTTTGGATTTCATTGTAGAGGTCTCGTTAAATGACCGAACACGAAAAATCTGAAAAAGCATCAAGTACTTCGGATCAAAAATATCGCAAGTGGCGCAGGAAGATATTGCTAGTAATTGCGATCCTGTTTCTGCTGCTGTTTCCGGTGATTAGTGAAACCTATTTTCGTTGCGCGATCTGTAGTATGTTCCATACCAAATGGCGAATTATGGGATTGGGCTTGCCTCTCTATAGCTGGAATCGGCCTACTACTAGCAGTGACTGGTATCAGGCAAATGTGGAAACAGAACATCAACATGTCTGGGTGCAAACGAGCTACATGGAAGGCAAAACCTTCTACGGTCTCAAAACATGGATGTTGCAAAGTTCAAGCCTATCTACTGGCCCCCTTGTCTATCTCCCACTCGGTCACACCGTTCAGAAGCGAATCTATCAAAAGAGCCCCGATCCACAACAGGCTCGCGAGATTTTTTTGCAGCTGGCCCATAATGAACCTTACGATTCAGACGCTTACAAGAAACAAAAAGAAATATGGATGCGACTTACTGAGTGGATAGAGTCCGGAATGGAAGATCCCTGGCCTTTTGAAACTCAGTAAATTTCCATCTACATATATAGATATAAACTTTTTCGATGCACGTGCATTGACAGTAGCGCATAACATGTCATAACACACATCTAATTCTTTCCGAGACTCCCTTCAGTAAACTACATAATGGAAATCAGATGGACCGCATCATTCGTGAATATCAGGCAGAGGATTTGAACGATCTTCTGTATGTCTGGGAAAGTGCATCACGCCTCGCACATCCTTTTCTGACCGACGAATTTTTGGAGCAGGAGCGTGACAACATTCCGAATCTGTATCTGCCTAATGCGGAAACCTGGGTGATAGAGCAGGGCGGGCAAGTTTTTGGTTTTATCGCGTTACTCGGTAACGAAGTCGGAGCGATTTTTGTAAAACCTGAGTTTCACGGGACGGGTGCCGGAAAAGCATTGATGGATAAGGCCCAGGAATTACGGGGTGACCTCGAAGTCGAAGTGTTTAAAGAAAACACAATCGGCCAAAAATTCTACGCCCGTTATGGCTTTCAACCCCTTAAAGAATCTATTCATGAGCCAACAGGGAATCAAATCATGAGACTCAAGTTTACGGCTAGCGAATCAAACTAACTGACAGACATTCATCATCACATTGAGGTATGATCTATTTTCAGGAATCAGATAATGCTTGAACATGAAAAAATTAATTACGTCGAATTTCCCGCAAAAGACATTCCGGCAACTAAGTCATTTTTCACAACCGTATTCGGTTGGACCTTCGAGGATTTTGGTCCTGATTATACAGCCTTTTCGAACGAAGGCATTGATGGTGGCTTTTTTCGATCCGATTTAAAGGTTTCTACAAACAACGGCAGTGCTCTGATTGTATTCTATAGTAAAGAACTCGAACAGACTCTCGCTAAGATAGAGAACGCAGGTGGTTCGATCATCAAACCGATCTTTTCGTTTCCCGGTGGTCGTCGATTTCACTTTGGTGATCCTAATGGAAATGAATACGCGGTTTGGTCAGATCAATAGGAGCGTTTTCAAAGGTCAATCATGACCGGTCGCATGCGACCTCTTCTCAACCACATGAGCGTAGAGATCTCTTATCATGTTGGTACAAATAGGGTTGGAATCCTCATTTTCTCCATTTCTTAATTGAAAATCGAAATCCCACCAGTATGATGTGAATTCATCGGGCCAATCGTAGAGAGACTTTGTTGTATTACCAGCGAGACTGCAACTTTGTACCCGCAGTCATCCAAACGAAACTTAGGAGCACTTTAAGAAAGGCGATGACATGAACTGGTACCTGGGAGTCTTAAAAAAGTATGCAGAATTTAATGGCCGTGCACGCAGAATGGAGTACTGGATGTTTACTCTATTCAACATTATTATTGCCATTGTGCTCAATGTCTTAGTTGGAGCCGTTGGTGAACCAATTCTGATGGCCCTGCCCGTCCTCTATTCTCTCTTTGTATTTATCCCCGGAATTGCTGTTACCGTGCGCAGGTTGCATGATACAGGGCGTAGCGGGTGGTGGATCTTGATCGTGTTTGTTCCCCTCATTGGTGGGCTCGTTCTGCTGGTCTTTATGATCATTGAGGGTGAAGCAGGTGACAACGCGTACGGATCCAATCCAAAGGTCGTCGTCACATAACGTTTTTCACAATAATTTTTGAGTCTCATCCAAAAAAAGAAATGTATGAGCTGGCTCTGAATTCATCTCAGAGTCAGCTCATTTTCAATTGTTGATTCTGTATTCAATCAAGTGAGGTCACCCTTGCTATGGATCAATCAAAGTCCCAATTTCGCACGGGGGTTCCTGTTTTACCATCTCCTGATGTGAAACAAGCTGTTGAATTCTATCGGGACACGCTCGGCTTTGAAATCGCGTTTCTCAGTGAAGAACCGTATGCAATTGTTAAACGGGATGATGTTTGTATCCATCTCTGGCAGTGTTCGGATCCTGAGTTACCAACTCAATGTGGCTGCCGCATCGTAGTGAAGGGAATCGACGAACTCTATCAGGAGTACGAACCACTCGGCGTAGTGCATCCGAACGCGCCGCTGGAAGAGACGTCCTGGGGCACCAAAGAATTTGCCATTGGTGATGGCGATAAAAATCTGATTACGTTTGAAGAGAATGTGAGTAAGGAAAAATAAAGCCAGAGCAGCAAAATAAGTAAACTTGTTTTTCGTTTTGTAATGTGAATTTGAAAACACATAATAGACTGAATTTACTTGATGAGCGAATTCCCCCTTATTATATGCCCTGGCTGTGATGCACACATTGATCCAAAACGTAGTGCTTGCCCTGGTTGCGGAAGATGTCCAGGATGTGGTATCAGACATGTAAAGACTGAAGTGAAGATTTGCCCTAAATGTAACCTACCCTACAGCAAATGTTTTCAATGTCCACAATGTCTTGAATTACGCTACTCTGAGATTGAACCACCTTGCGAAAATTGTAGCCATCCGAACGACAAATCTAACTTAGAAGATTTAATACGTTATCATGCCGTCGTTGGTGCTGAAAGACGACCAATCAGTCTGGGCGATCTGGGTTGCCTAATTATAATCGTCGCTTTTTTTACTCTGTTTATTTGGAGTTTGATCAGTCTGAAAGATTGGCTGAATTAGTATAATGTCAATTCTGTAGATGAGCTCATTTTCATCCACGCATTGAGAAAGAGAACTTGATGGAAGTGCCGGAATATACAATCTCAGACCTACAGACTTTGTTTGATCAAGGGCAATGGACTTCAGTCAGTCTCTGCGAAGAATTCCTGAAGCGCATTTCGGAGATTGATACCGCTGGCCCCACACTACGATCAGTAATCGAGGTTAACCCGGATGCGTTGACAATAGCCAAAGCATTAGATCGAGAGCGAGACCAAAGTGGTCCACGCGGTCCGCTGCATGGTGTACCCATACTGATTAAAGATAGTATCGACACGGCAGACAAGATGCAGACAACGGCTGGCTCACTGGCACTGGAAGGTAATATTGCGCCACAGGATGCGTTTCTCGTCGAAAAATTACGTGATGCCGGTGCTGTTTTGCTCGGAAAAACAAACATGAGCGAGTGGGGCTATATGCGTTCAACACGGGGATGCAGTGGCTGGAGCAGTCGTGGCGGGCAGGTACGCAATCCCTATGTTCTGGACCGTAGCCCGCTCGGTTCCAGTTCCGGATCGGCGGTGGCAGTAGCCGCCAATCTGTGTATCGCCGCCATTGGTGCTGAAGTCGATGGGTCCATCGTGCGCCCGTCATCGACTAACAGCATCGTGGGACTCAAACCAACGGTTGGTCTCGTGAGTCGTTCGGGGGTCATTGGTGTTTCTTCTCCCCAGGATACCGCAGGACCGATGGCGCGCTGTGTGGCAGATGTAGCTATGGTCTTAACTGCGTTGACTGGCGTTGACCCACGCGATCCGGCGACACAGTCCAGTGTCGACCAGAGCGAACAAGACTATTGCCAGTTTCTTGATACTACAATGATCAAAGGCGCCCGATTAGGCGTCGCTCGCGAATGTTTTGGTGATCATGAAGGTACCGATGCCGTCATTGAAAACGCCATTCGACAGCTCGAAGAATTGGGGGCGGTCATCGTCGACCCTGTCCAGGCAAGTACGTTGCCCATGTTTGGCGAAGTCGAACTGGAACT
This window encodes:
- a CDS encoding bleomycin resistance protein; the protein is MDQSKSQFRTGVPVLPSPDVKQAVEFYRDTLGFEIAFLSEEPYAIVKRDDVCIHLWQCSDPELPTQCGCRIVVKGIDELYQEYEPLGVVHPNAPLEETSWGTKEFAIGDGDKNLITFEENVSKEK
- a CDS encoding DUF805 domain-containing protein produces the protein MNWYLGVLKKYAEFNGRARRMEYWMFTLFNIIIAIVLNVLVGAVGEPILMALPVLYSLFVFIPGIAVTVRRLHDTGRSGWWILIVFVPLIGGLVLLVFMIIEGEAGDNAYGSNPKVVVT
- a CDS encoding GNAT family N-acetyltransferase, with product MDRIIREYQAEDLNDLLYVWESASRLAHPFLTDEFLEQERDNIPNLYLPNAETWVIEQGGQVFGFIALLGNEVGAIFVKPEFHGTGAGKALMDKAQELRGDLEVEVFKENTIGQKFYARYGFQPLKESIHEPTGNQIMRLKFTASESN
- a CDS encoding amidase — protein: MEVPEYTISDLQTLFDQGQWTSVSLCEEFLKRISEIDTAGPTLRSVIEVNPDALTIAKALDRERDQSGPRGPLHGVPILIKDSIDTADKMQTTAGSLALEGNIAPQDAFLVEKLRDAGAVLLGKTNMSEWGYMRSTRGCSGWSSRGGQVRNPYVLDRSPLGSSSGSAVAVAANLCIAAIGAEVDGSIVRPSSTNSIVGLKPTVGLVSRSGVIGVSSPQDTAGPMARCVADVAMVLTALTGVDPRDPATQSSVDQSEQDYCQFLDTTMIKGARLGVARECFGDHEGTDAVIENAIRQLEELGAVIVDPVQASTLPMFGEVELELFLYEFKASVNCYLAEHPGAKVKNLAELIQFNRDHAEQVMPFFQQELLEIAHAKGDLNDAAYLEAKAECYRLSRTDGIDKAMNEHQLDAIIAPTEGTPAFVIDPVVGDNILKLGGSSGCSTPPALAGYPHITVPAGYVHGLPIGLSFFAGAYQEGKLISYAYAFEQATQVRRPPGFVESVSV
- a CDS encoding DUF3500 domain-containing protein: MTCLSFSLMSVSQASSAEPSNKWQKAQISKASAEMAAVAKRWLASLSKEQRAQATFKFDDEQRSKWHFVPDFVIKPDGRKGLTIGQMTPQQRIFALALPATALSNRGYLEMMSIRALEKVLYDIEGKDYRDPELYYVSIFGKPNPKGTWGWRFEGHHLSVNVTIIDGKKFSVTPSFFGSNPGKITSGNLAGVEVLEKEQTLALSLIQSFDNDQMAIATIDTSAMDKKLLQKSVIKEVLTTDEPKADRGLFTFKGISFADLDPSQQKKLLNLVNVYTTRFRPEILNGTRYKGRIKDGSDLYFAWSGGKKRGEFHYYRIQSKTFLIEFANTQNNANHVHAVWREFDGDFGRDYLSEHFSKHHKK
- a CDS encoding VOC family protein, yielding MLEHEKINYVEFPAKDIPATKSFFTTVFGWTFEDFGPDYTAFSNEGIDGGFFRSDLKVSTNNGSALIVFYSKELEQTLAKIENAGGSIIKPIFSFPGGRRFHFGDPNGNEYAVWSDQ